In Streptomyces thermolilacinus SPC6, a single genomic region encodes these proteins:
- a CDS encoding ABC transporter ATP-binding protein, with the protein MRVDVDAVTVEAAGARLVEEVTLRVDSGQVVGLVGPNGSGKSTLLRCVYRALRPSAGAIRLGGEDLHSLSAREGARRLAALPQEAVTEFDFTVAEVVAMGRLPHQRSVARTTDEDRKACEAALARVGADHLADRGFLTLSGGEKQRVLIARALAQQPQVLVLDEPTNHLDIAQQLEVLALVRGSGLTVLTALHDLNLAALHCDLLHVIDSGRIVASGAPYDVLTPELLAEVFGVRAYRVPHPESGAVQLLFDRLPPTRTAS; encoded by the coding sequence ATGCGTGTGGACGTCGACGCGGTGACGGTCGAGGCCGCCGGGGCGCGGCTGGTCGAGGAGGTCACACTGCGCGTGGACAGCGGGCAGGTCGTCGGGCTCGTCGGGCCCAACGGCAGCGGGAAGTCCACGCTGTTGCGCTGCGTCTACCGTGCCCTGCGCCCCTCGGCGGGTGCGATCCGGCTCGGCGGTGAGGACCTGCACTCCCTGAGCGCGCGCGAGGGCGCCCGTCGGCTGGCCGCCCTGCCCCAGGAAGCGGTCACCGAGTTCGACTTCACGGTCGCCGAGGTCGTGGCGATGGGGCGGCTCCCGCACCAGCGGTCGGTGGCCCGGACCACCGACGAAGACCGGAAGGCGTGCGAGGCCGCGCTGGCGAGGGTCGGTGCCGACCACCTCGCCGACCGCGGCTTCCTCACCCTGTCGGGCGGCGAGAAGCAGCGGGTCCTGATCGCCCGCGCGCTCGCCCAGCAGCCTCAAGTACTCGTGCTCGACGAGCCCACCAACCACCTGGACATCGCCCAGCAGCTGGAGGTTCTGGCCCTGGTGCGCGGCAGTGGGCTGACGGTGCTCACCGCACTGCACGACCTCAACCTCGCCGCGCTCCACTGCGACCTGCTCCACGTCATCGACAGCGGCCGGATCGTCGCCTCGGGCGCTCCGTACGACGTGCTCACGCCCGAGCTGCTGGCCGAGGTCTTCGGCGTACGGGCGTACCGCGTACCGCATCCGGAGTCCGGCGCCGTACAGCTGCTCTTTGACCGTCTTCCGCCCACCCGGACCGCATCTTGA
- a CDS encoding ABC transporter substrate-binding protein, with amino-acid sequence MPNLVRPAVLALAAALVLTGCGAEVTSGEGEGGDARARGGHYPVTVENCGQKKTYDKAPQRVVTNDVGITEIMFALGLEDRMAGYVMPDDRGDLTSVPWKDAYRKTKWLSKKTINKELVLDARADLVFAGWNYGFNEGEGFSPTELERVGVDSYLLSESCRNGQGKARGVMPPLEALYTDLRNLGEIFDVEDRAETLVAGFQKQVAEAQAKALKGADRPRVFLYDAGQDKPLTSGLYAGPHDIITKAGGDHVMKDLRDSWATVGWETVVARDPEVIVINDYGDTTAEEKRRFLKSYPPLAGVSAVKNDRIVVLDYAELVESPRNPAAIARLAAELRRFAS; translated from the coding sequence ATGCCGAACCTCGTACGTCCCGCCGTACTCGCACTCGCTGCCGCCCTGGTGCTCACCGGATGCGGCGCGGAGGTCACCTCCGGGGAAGGGGAGGGTGGTGATGCCAGGGCACGCGGCGGCCACTATCCGGTGACCGTCGAGAACTGCGGCCAGAAGAAGACCTACGACAAGGCGCCACAGCGCGTGGTCACCAATGACGTCGGCATCACCGAGATCATGTTCGCGCTCGGTCTCGAGGACCGTATGGCGGGCTATGTCATGCCCGACGACCGGGGCGACCTCACGTCCGTTCCGTGGAAGGACGCCTACCGGAAGACGAAGTGGCTCTCGAAGAAGACGATCAACAAGGAGCTGGTCCTCGACGCCCGCGCCGACCTGGTCTTCGCGGGCTGGAACTACGGCTTCAACGAGGGGGAGGGCTTCAGCCCCACCGAACTGGAGCGGGTGGGCGTCGACTCGTACCTGCTGAGCGAATCGTGTCGCAACGGGCAGGGAAAGGCGCGCGGGGTGATGCCGCCGCTCGAAGCGCTCTACACCGACCTGCGGAACCTGGGCGAGATCTTCGACGTGGAGGACCGTGCCGAGACCCTCGTCGCGGGCTTCCAGAAGCAGGTCGCCGAGGCGCAGGCGAAGGCACTCAAGGGCGCTGACCGTCCGCGTGTCTTCCTCTACGACGCCGGGCAGGACAAGCCGCTGACCTCGGGTCTGTACGCCGGGCCGCACGACATCATCACCAAGGCGGGTGGCGATCACGTCATGAAGGACCTCAGGGACAGCTGGGCGACGGTGGGCTGGGAGACCGTGGTCGCGCGTGACCCCGAGGTGATCGTGATCAACGACTACGGTGACACCACCGCGGAGGAGAAGCGGAGGTTCCTGAAGTCCTACCCCCCGCTCGCCGGTGTCTCGGCGGTCAAGAACGACCGGATCGTCGTTCTCGACTACGCGGAGCTGGTGGAGAGCCCGCGCAACCCCGCGGCCATCGCCCGACTCGCCGCTGAGCTGAGGCGCTTCGCTTCGTGA